A part of Aspergillus flavus chromosome 5, complete sequence genomic DNA contains:
- a CDS encoding quinone oxidoreductase, with translation MKEIINLHDCRTKLIESAIPEINDDQVLIRVVVSGSNPKDWKVPDLAHSEEKPYFERYEKVREGVNQGDDIAGVVEKVGKNVVEFQPGDRVGAFHEMLMPGGSYAEYAVAWSHTTFHLPEKISFEEAATIPLAGLTAVVSLYHHLGFQFPWSPAAKGKSPNTTTPFIVYGGSTAVGSYAIKFARLSNIHPIIAIAGKGAHYIRKFLDESKGDVVVDYREGPEKTITGIRNALRSSTGSNDLPANHALDTIVTEDSTAVLRSVMNPGGNINYVLMSPPDVSPAVASNTWVSSAHQIGGVDDCRDLCFVFCRWFTRALQSGEFEGHPFEVRKDGLLGVEGAMRDLRDGKASAVKYVFRISETPGQ, from the exons ATGAAAGAGATCATCAACCTTCACGACTGCAGGACCAAGCTGATTGAGTCCGCTATCCCGGAGATCAATGATGACCAGGTCTTGATCCGTGTCGTCGTCTCTGGATCGAACCCCAAGGATTGGAAGGTGCCGGATCTTGCGCACAGTGAGGAGAAACCGTACTTTGAGCGCTATGAGAAAGTCCGAGAGGGAGTCAATCAGGGTGATGATATCGCTGGTGTGGTTGAGAAGGTCGGGAAAAACGTAGTGGAATTCCAG CCGGGCGACCGAGTCGGAGCTTTCCACGAAATGCTTATGCCTGGAGGCAGTTATGCTGAGTATGCGGTTGCATGGAGCCATACCACGTTTCACTTGCCCGAGAAGATCTCATTCGAAG AGGCAGCCACGATCCCTCTAGCGGGTCTCACGGCAGTGGTATCTCTGTACCATCATCTCGGGTTCCAATTTCCCTGGTCTCCAGCTGCCAAAGGCAAATCCCCCAACACAACGACGCCGTTCATCGTCTACGGCGGAAGCACGGCGGTCGGGTCCTACGCGATCAAGTTTGCCAGACTCAGCAACATCCACCCGATCATTGCGATCGCCGGAAAGGGCGCCCACTATATCCGGAAGTTCCTGGATGAAAGCAAGGGCGACGTAGTCGTTGATTACCGGGAGGGTCCGGAGAAGACCATTACTGGCATTCGCAATGCCCTGCGCTCATCCACTGGTAGCAATGATTTGCCAGCAAATCACGCCCTGGATACAATTGTCACCGAGGACAGTACGGCCGTGCTGCGATCCGTTATGAACCCCGGTGGTAACATTAACTATGTGCTCATGAGTCCCCCCGATGTTTCTCCCGCGGTTGCATCGAACACTTGGGTCAGCTCGGCGCACCAGATcggtggtgttgatgatTGTCGCGATTTGTGTTTCGTGTTCTGTCGGTGGTTCACCCGGGCACTGCAGTCTGGCGAGTTTGAGGGCCATCCTTTTGAAGTCAGAAAAGATGGCTTGCTGGGGGTTGAGGGGGCGATGAGAGACCTGAGGGATGGAAAGGCGAGTGCGGTTAAATATGTCTTTAGAATAAGCGAAACACCGGGACAATAG